One Streptomyces drozdowiczii DNA segment encodes these proteins:
- a CDS encoding sugar ABC transporter ATP-binding protein encodes MDQAAPPAVQAEGVVKRFGPTVALDGVKLTVRPGESHALVGRNGAGKSTLVGVLTGLHKADAGTVTFGGEPAPAFGDTTAWQSRVACVYQKSMVVPDLTVAENLFLNRFEENARWISWGRLRKRAERLLAAYGVEVDPNTRARDLAVEQRQFVEIARALSFGARLIVLDEPTAQLDARGIARLFDKLRELQGQGVAFLFISHHLQEVYELCTAVTVYRDARHVLTAPVTEVAKEDLVAAMTGERAAGATAWHAAGETAPDATAEPVLTTEQLSLPGRFEPLDLQVRPGEVLGLAGAAASGNTAVGEVLAGMRKAGGGTVRVRGRAVRAGSVPDALAAGIGYIPEDRHDQGLVPERSVAENATLTVADQLGPWGTVLPSRTRQFARSMIASLDIKTQGPEQPVSGLSGGNQQKVVVGRALARDPSVLVAVRPTAGVDVKSKDALLGVVRRVADAGNAAVVVSDELDDLRVCDRVLALFHGRVVATFDSGWTDGELVAAMEGVGERE; translated from the coding sequence GGTCGGCGTCCTCACCGGCCTCCACAAGGCGGACGCCGGCACCGTCACCTTCGGCGGCGAGCCCGCCCCCGCCTTCGGGGACACCACGGCCTGGCAGTCCCGGGTCGCCTGCGTCTACCAGAAGTCCATGGTCGTCCCCGACCTCACCGTCGCCGAGAACCTCTTCCTCAACCGGTTCGAGGAGAACGCCCGCTGGATCAGCTGGGGCAGGCTCCGCAAGCGGGCCGAACGGCTGCTCGCCGCGTACGGCGTCGAGGTCGACCCGAACACCCGGGCGCGCGACCTCGCGGTCGAGCAGCGGCAGTTCGTGGAGATCGCCCGCGCGCTGTCCTTCGGCGCCCGGCTCATCGTCCTGGACGAGCCGACCGCCCAGCTGGACGCCCGGGGCATCGCGCGGCTCTTCGACAAGCTCCGGGAACTCCAGGGCCAGGGTGTGGCGTTCCTCTTCATCTCGCACCACCTCCAGGAGGTGTACGAGCTGTGCACCGCGGTCACCGTCTACCGCGACGCCCGCCACGTCCTGACCGCCCCCGTCACCGAGGTCGCCAAGGAGGACCTGGTCGCCGCGATGACCGGCGAGCGGGCGGCCGGTGCCACCGCCTGGCACGCGGCCGGCGAAACGGCCCCCGACGCGACCGCCGAACCCGTCCTGACCACCGAACAGCTGAGCCTCCCCGGCCGGTTCGAGCCCCTGGACCTCCAGGTGCGCCCCGGCGAGGTGCTGGGCCTGGCCGGGGCGGCGGCCAGCGGCAACACCGCCGTCGGTGAGGTGCTGGCCGGGATGCGCAAGGCGGGCGGCGGCACGGTCCGGGTGCGCGGCAGGGCCGTACGCGCGGGCAGCGTGCCGGACGCGCTGGCCGCCGGGATCGGCTACATCCCGGAGGACCGGCACGACCAGGGGCTCGTCCCGGAGCGCAGCGTCGCGGAGAACGCCACGCTGACGGTCGCGGACCAGCTGGGCCCCTGGGGAACCGTCCTGCCCTCCCGTACCCGGCAGTTCGCCCGGTCCATGATCGCCTCGCTCGACATCAAGACCCAGGGCCCCGAACAGCCGGTCTCCGGGCTCTCCGGCGGCAACCAGCAGAAGGTCGTCGTCGGCCGCGCGCTGGCCCGCGACCCCAGCGTGCTCGTGGCGGTCCGGCCCACGGCGGGCGTGGACGTCAAGTCCAAGGACGCGCTCCTCGGAGTCGTACGCCGGGTCGCCGACGCGGGCAACGCGGCCGTCGTCGTCTCGGACGAACTGGACGACCTACGGGTCTGCGACCGGGTCCTCGCCCTCTTCCACGGGCGGGTCGTCGCAACGTTCGACAGCGGGTGGACCGACGGGGAACTCGTCGCCGCCATGGAAGGTGTGGGGGAGAGGGAATGA
- a CDS encoding ABC transporter permease, with translation MTGTVRPSTADDFDTALKGSPGGDTPLSRLKLIRWSDFSLVPVILVLMLIGFIVSPVFLTSDNLISVVQQSSELSLLVLGQALILICGRMDLSLESTIGIAPVVAMWLVLPTEGGRFAGLGLLPTWSAIPLCLLVGLAIGAVNGFLMLKLRVNGFIATLGMLTMLRGLHIGITEGKSITDVPESFRYLGKSEWFGVPAAVWICLVLFAIGGAALAWLRHGRALYAIGGNPEAARAAGIRVDRVTWIVLAIGGLLAAFAGILYTGHYGAVAATQGDGWIFQVFAAAVIGGISLKGGRGTLFGALTGVLTLQLVVNVMTLGGVPALWNQFLNGAIIIVALIISRFASGEKQD, from the coding sequence ATGACCGGCACGGTACGGCCGTCCACGGCCGACGACTTCGACACGGCGCTCAAGGGCTCCCCGGGCGGGGACACCCCGCTGAGCAGGCTCAAGCTGATCCGGTGGAGCGACTTCTCGCTGGTGCCGGTGATCCTGGTGCTGATGCTGATCGGCTTCATCGTCTCGCCGGTCTTCCTCACCTCCGACAACCTGATCAGCGTCGTCCAGCAGTCGTCCGAGCTGAGCCTGCTCGTCCTCGGCCAGGCCCTGATCCTCATCTGCGGACGGATGGACCTCTCGCTGGAGTCCACGATCGGCATCGCGCCGGTCGTCGCCATGTGGCTGGTGCTGCCCACCGAGGGCGGCCGCTTCGCCGGCCTCGGGCTGCTCCCGACCTGGTCCGCCATCCCGCTCTGCCTGCTGGTCGGGCTGGCGATCGGCGCCGTCAACGGCTTCCTGATGCTGAAGCTCCGGGTCAACGGCTTCATCGCCACGCTCGGCATGCTCACGATGCTGCGCGGCCTGCACATCGGCATCACCGAGGGCAAGTCCATCACCGATGTGCCGGAGTCCTTCCGCTACCTCGGCAAGAGCGAGTGGTTCGGGGTCCCGGCCGCCGTCTGGATCTGCCTGGTCCTCTTCGCGATCGGCGGCGCCGCGCTCGCCTGGCTGCGCCACGGACGCGCGCTGTACGCGATCGGGGGCAACCCGGAGGCGGCCCGCGCGGCCGGCATCCGCGTCGACCGGGTCACCTGGATCGTCCTCGCCATCGGCGGCCTGCTCGCCGCCTTCGCCGGCATCCTCTACACCGGCCACTACGGGGCGGTCGCGGCCACCCAGGGCGACGGCTGGATCTTCCAGGTGTTCGCCGCCGCGGTGATCGGCGGCATCAGCCTCAAGGGCGGCCGGGGCACGCTGTTCGGCGCCCTCACCGGCGTACTGACGCTCCAACTGGTCGTCAACGTCATGACCCTGGGCGGCGTCCCGGCCCTCTGGAACCAGTTCCTGAACGGCGCGATCATCATCGTCGCCCTGATCATCTCCCGCTTCGCGAGCGGCGAGAAGCAGGACTGA
- a CDS encoding FadR/GntR family transcriptional regulator, with product MAVTDEAIEKIKGMIVSGALRPGDRLPKESELASELGLSRNSLREAVRALSLIRILDVRQGDGTYVTSLDPQLLLEALSFVVDFHRDDTVLEFLAVRRILEPAATAMAASRISEEQLDVLSAQLDALGEHPSVEELVACDLDFHRGIVQSSGNSVLCSLLDGLSGPTTRARVWRGLTQEDAVSRTLHEHRAILAALRDRDAEAARAWATVHVASVEQWLRSTL from the coding sequence ATGGCTGTCACCGACGAGGCCATCGAGAAGATCAAGGGAATGATCGTCTCGGGTGCGCTTCGGCCCGGCGATCGTCTCCCCAAGGAGAGCGAACTCGCCTCGGAGCTGGGGCTTTCCCGCAACTCGCTGCGGGAGGCGGTGCGCGCGCTGTCACTGATCCGCATTCTCGACGTCCGCCAGGGCGACGGCACGTATGTGACGAGCCTCGACCCGCAGCTGCTCCTGGAGGCGCTGAGCTTCGTCGTGGACTTCCACCGGGACGACACCGTGCTGGAGTTCCTGGCGGTGCGCCGGATCCTGGAGCCCGCCGCGACGGCGATGGCGGCGAGCCGGATCAGCGAGGAGCAGTTGGACGTGCTGAGCGCGCAGCTCGACGCGCTGGGCGAGCATCCTTCGGTGGAGGAGCTGGTCGCCTGCGACCTGGACTTCCACCGGGGCATCGTGCAGTCGTCGGGCAATTCGGTGCTGTGCTCGCTGCTGGACGGGCTCTCGGGGCCGACGACGCGGGCGCGGGTGTGGCGGGGGCTGACGCAGGAGGACGCGGTGAGCCGGACGCTGCATGAGCATCGGGCGATTCTGGCGGCGTTGCGGGATCGGGACGCGGAGGCGGCTCGGGCTTGGGCGACGGTGCATGTGGCGAGCGTGGAGCAGTGGCTGCGGTCCACGCTGTGA
- a CDS encoding glycerol-3-phosphate dehydrogenase/oxidase, producing MTTLQSVPALGTHPASGSLPSRAETREQLSKATYDLLVIGGGILGISTAWHAAQSGLRVALVDAGDFAGATSSASSKLLHGGLRYLQTGAVKLVAENHFERRAVSRQVAPHLANPLTFYLPVYKGGPHGAAKLGAGVFAYSALSAFGDGVGHVISPARAARDVPELRTENLRAVAVYGDDQMNDARMALMTVRAAVDAGAVVLNHAAVTGLRFTRGRVTGAELRDSMDGTEFGVTARLVLNATGPWVDHLRKMEDPNAAPSIRLSKGAHLVLKRTRPWKAALATPIDKYRITFALPWEDMLLLGTTDEEYEGDPADVAVTEKDTAQILDEAAFSVRDQQLSRDLITYSFAGLRVLPGGPGDTSKAKRETVVTEGRGGMLSVAGGKWTTFRHIGRTVMNKLAALPGHPLAEDMEPMARLPRKLPLPGIASPNAVAHRLLVDGGTPGPRMAADTARHLATHYGSLAFDIARLANENPALAERIHPDAPEVWAQVAYARDHEWAETADDVLRRRTTLTIRGLATDEVRAGVEKMLGERRG from the coding sequence ATGACCACTCTGCAGAGCGTCCCCGCACTCGGGACGCATCCGGCCTCCGGCTCCCTCCCGAGCCGCGCCGAGACCCGGGAGCAGCTCTCCAAGGCGACGTACGACCTCCTGGTGATCGGCGGCGGCATCCTGGGCATCTCCACCGCCTGGCACGCCGCGCAGTCCGGGCTGCGGGTGGCCCTGGTGGACGCCGGTGACTTCGCCGGCGCCACCTCCTCCGCCTCCTCCAAGCTGCTCCACGGCGGTCTGCGCTACCTCCAGACCGGTGCGGTGAAGCTGGTGGCGGAGAACCACTTCGAGCGCCGTGCGGTCTCCCGCCAGGTCGCCCCGCACCTGGCCAACCCGCTCACCTTCTACCTGCCGGTGTACAAGGGCGGGCCGCACGGCGCGGCGAAGCTCGGCGCGGGCGTGTTCGCGTACTCGGCGCTGTCCGCCTTCGGCGACGGCGTCGGCCATGTGATCAGCCCGGCGCGGGCGGCGCGCGATGTGCCGGAGCTGCGTACCGAGAACCTGCGCGCGGTCGCGGTGTACGGCGACGACCAGATGAACGACGCGCGGATGGCGCTGATGACGGTCCGGGCGGCCGTCGACGCGGGCGCCGTGGTGCTGAACCACGCGGCGGTGACCGGGCTGCGGTTCACCCGGGGCCGGGTGACGGGCGCGGAGCTGCGGGACTCCATGGACGGTACGGAGTTCGGGGTGACCGCCCGCCTGGTACTGAACGCGACCGGGCCGTGGGTGGACCACCTGCGGAAGATGGAGGACCCGAACGCGGCGCCCTCCATACGCCTGTCCAAGGGCGCCCACCTGGTGCTGAAGCGGACCCGGCCGTGGAAGGCCGCGCTGGCCACGCCGATCGACAAGTACCGCATCACGTTCGCCCTGCCGTGGGAGGACATGCTGCTCCTCGGCACGACGGACGAGGAGTACGAGGGCGACCCGGCGGATGTCGCGGTGACCGAGAAGGACACCGCGCAGATCCTGGACGAGGCCGCGTTCTCGGTCCGCGACCAGCAGCTCTCCCGGGACCTGATCACGTACTCCTTCGCCGGTCTGCGGGTGCTGCCCGGCGGGCCCGGGGACACCTCGAAGGCCAAGCGCGAGACGGTCGTGACGGAGGGCCGGGGCGGGATGCTGTCGGTGGCCGGCGGCAAGTGGACGACCTTCCGCCACATCGGCCGTACGGTGATGAACAAGCTGGCCGCGCTGCCCGGGCACCCGTTGGCGGAGGACATGGAGCCGATGGCCCGGCTGCCCAGGAAGCTGCCGCTGCCCGGGATCGCCTCGCCGAACGCGGTGGCGCACCGGCTGCTGGTGGACGGCGGGACGCCCGGTCCCCGGATGGCCGCCGACACGGCGCGCCATCTGGCCACGCACTACGGTTCGCTCGCGTTCGACATCGCCCGGCTGGCCAACGAGAACCCGGCGCTGGCCGAGCGGATCCACCCGGACGCGCCGGAGGTCTGGGCGCAGGTCGCCTACGCCCGGGACCACGAGTGGGCCGAGACCGCGGACGACGTGCTGCGGCGGCGGACGACGCTGACGATCCGGGGCCTGGCGACGGACGAGGTCCGGGCCGGTGTGGAGAAGATGCTCGGCGAGCGGCGCGGCTGA
- the glpK gene encoding glycerol kinase GlpK, whose translation MTDAHTTGSHGAGPFIAAIDQGTTSSRCIVFDKDGRIVSVDQKEHEQIFPKPGWVEHDAAEIWTNVQEVVAGAISKAGITAADVKAIGITNQRETTLLWDKHTGEPVHNAIVWQDTRTDALCKELGRNVGADRFRRETGLPLSSYFAGPKARWLLDHVDGLRERAERGDILFGTMDSWVIWNLTGGTDGGVHVTDVTNASRTLLMNLHTMQWDEKICSSIGVPTAVLPEIRSSSEVYGTTKGGVLDGVPVASALGDQQAALFGQTCYSEGEAKSTYGTGTFMLINTGETPVNSYNGLLTTVGYRIGDQKAVYALEGSIAVTGSLVQWMRDQMGLIQSAAEIETLASSVEDNGGAYFVPAFSGLFAPYWRPDARGVIAGLTRYVTKAHIARAVLEATAWQTREISDAMTKDSGVELTALKVDGGMTSNNLLMQTLADFLDAPVVRPMVAETTCLGAAYAAGLAVGFWPDTDALRANWRRAAEWTPRMDADTRAREYKSWLKAVERTMGWLEDEE comes from the coding sequence GTGACCGACGCACACACCACCGGCAGCCACGGCGCAGGGCCGTTCATCGCGGCCATCGACCAAGGCACGACCTCCAGCCGCTGCATCGTCTTCGACAAGGACGGGCGGATCGTCTCCGTCGACCAGAAGGAGCACGAGCAGATCTTTCCCAAGCCGGGCTGGGTCGAACACGACGCGGCCGAGATCTGGACGAACGTCCAGGAAGTCGTCGCCGGGGCGATCTCCAAGGCCGGCATCACCGCCGCCGACGTCAAGGCGATCGGCATCACCAACCAGCGCGAGACCACCCTGCTGTGGGACAAGCACACCGGTGAGCCCGTCCACAACGCCATCGTCTGGCAGGACACCCGCACGGACGCGCTCTGCAAGGAGCTCGGGCGCAACGTCGGCGCGGACCGCTTCCGCCGCGAGACCGGGCTGCCGCTCTCCTCGTACTTCGCCGGGCCGAAGGCGCGCTGGCTGCTCGACCACGTCGACGGGCTGCGCGAGCGGGCCGAGCGGGGCGACATCCTCTTCGGCACCATGGACTCCTGGGTCATCTGGAACCTGACCGGCGGCACCGACGGCGGCGTCCACGTCACCGACGTCACCAACGCCTCGCGGACGCTCCTGATGAACCTGCACACCATGCAGTGGGACGAGAAGATCTGTTCCTCCATCGGCGTGCCGACGGCCGTGCTGCCCGAGATCCGGTCCTCCTCCGAGGTCTACGGCACCACCAAGGGCGGCGTGCTCGACGGGGTGCCGGTGGCCTCCGCGCTGGGCGACCAGCAGGCGGCGCTGTTCGGCCAGACCTGCTACTCCGAGGGCGAGGCCAAGTCCACGTACGGCACCGGCACCTTCATGCTGATCAACACCGGTGAGACGCCCGTCAACTCGTACAACGGGCTGCTGACGACGGTCGGCTACCGGATCGGCGACCAGAAGGCGGTGTACGCCCTGGAGGGGTCGATCGCCGTCACCGGTTCGCTGGTGCAGTGGATGCGCGACCAGATGGGGCTGATCCAGTCCGCGGCCGAGATCGAGACGCTGGCCTCCTCGGTGGAGGACAACGGCGGCGCGTACTTCGTGCCCGCGTTCTCCGGCCTGTTCGCCCCGTACTGGCGCCCCGACGCCCGCGGTGTGATCGCCGGCCTCACCCGCTACGTCACCAAGGCGCACATCGCCCGCGCCGTGCTCGAAGCCACCGCCTGGCAGACCCGTGAGATCAGCGACGCCATGACGAAGGACTCCGGCGTCGAGCTGACCGCGCTCAAGGTCGACGGCGGCATGACCTCCAACAACCTGCTGATGCAGACGCTCGCCGACTTCCTGGACGCGCCCGTGGTGCGGCCGATGGTCGCCGAGACCACCTGCCTCGGCGCCGCCTACGCCGCCGGCCTGGCCGTCGGCTTCTGGCCGGACACCGACGCGCTGCGCGCCAACTGGCGCCGCGCCGCCGAGTGGACCCCCCGCATGGACGCGGACACCCGCGCCCGCGAGTACAAGAGCTGGCTCAAGGCCGTGGAACGCACCATGGGCTGGCTCGAAGACGAGGAGTAG
- a CDS encoding MIP/aquaporin family protein, whose protein sequence is MSSSDIFIGETIGTAVLILLGGGVCAAVTLKHSKAQNAGWVAITFGWGFAVLTGAYLAGGVSGAHLNPAVTIGLAIEGGTKWGDVPLYLASQLLGAMIGAVLVWLTYYGQFRAHLTDQDVLRAHSGEEGMVDQAAAPKAGPVLGVFSTGPEIRNAVQNVLTEVIATVVLVLAILTQGLNDDGNGLGTLGALITALVVVGIGLSLGGPTGYAINPVRDLGPRIVHALLPLPNKGGSDWGYAWVPIVGPLIGGALAGGLYNLAFA, encoded by the coding sequence GTGTCCAGCTCCGACATCTTCATCGGCGAGACCATCGGTACCGCCGTACTCATCCTGCTCGGCGGCGGTGTCTGTGCCGCCGTCACGCTCAAGCACTCGAAGGCGCAGAACGCCGGCTGGGTCGCCATCACCTTCGGGTGGGGCTTCGCGGTACTGACCGGCGCGTATCTCGCCGGCGGCGTGTCGGGGGCGCATCTCAACCCGGCCGTCACCATCGGCCTGGCGATCGAGGGCGGCACCAAGTGGGGCGACGTACCGCTCTACCTCGCCTCCCAGCTCCTCGGCGCCATGATCGGCGCGGTGCTGGTGTGGCTCACCTACTACGGACAGTTCCGGGCGCACCTCACGGATCAGGACGTCCTGCGCGCCCACTCGGGTGAAGAGGGCATGGTCGACCAGGCCGCGGCCCCCAAGGCGGGGCCGGTCCTCGGTGTCTTCTCGACGGGCCCCGAGATCCGCAACGCGGTGCAGAACGTCCTCACCGAGGTCATCGCCACGGTCGTACTGGTGCTCGCCATCCTCACCCAGGGCCTCAACGACGACGGCAACGGGCTCGGCACGCTGGGCGCGCTGATCACCGCCCTGGTCGTCGTCGGCATCGGCCTGTCGCTCGGCGGGCCGACGGGGTACGCGATCAACCCGGTGCGCGACCTCGGTCCGCGTATCGTGCACGCGCTGCTTCCGCTGCCGAACAAGGGCGGCTCCGACTGGGGCTACGCATGGGTCCCGATCGTCGGCCCCCTGATCGGCGGCGCGCTCGCGGGCGGCCTCTACAACCTCGCGTTCGCCTGA
- a CDS encoding IclR family transcriptional regulator, whose translation MAKNIQSLERAAAMLRLLAGGERRLGLSDIASSLGLAKGTAHGILRTLQHEGFVEQDTASGRYQLGAELLRLGNSYLDVHELRARALVWTDDLARSSGESVHLGVLHQQGVLIVHHVFRPDDSRQVLEVGAMQPLHSTALGKVLSAYDPVAHTEAMEAERQPFTPRTVTGAEEFEGVLDLVRARGWGSDVEETWEGVAAVAAPIHDRRRMPVGAIAVTGAVERVCKDGELRPELVAAVRDCARAVSRDLGARRF comes from the coding sequence ATGGCCAAGAACATCCAGTCGCTGGAGCGGGCGGCCGCGATGCTGCGCCTGCTGGCAGGCGGCGAGCGGCGGCTCGGGCTGTCCGACATCGCCTCCTCACTGGGCCTGGCCAAGGGCACCGCGCACGGCATCCTGCGCACCCTCCAGCACGAGGGCTTCGTGGAGCAGGACACCGCCTCCGGCCGCTACCAGCTGGGCGCGGAGCTGCTCCGCCTGGGCAACAGCTACCTCGACGTCCACGAGCTGCGGGCCAGGGCCCTGGTCTGGACGGACGACCTGGCCCGGTCCAGCGGCGAGAGCGTCCATCTCGGCGTGCTCCACCAACAGGGTGTCCTCATCGTCCACCACGTCTTCCGCCCCGACGACAGCCGCCAGGTCCTGGAGGTGGGCGCGATGCAGCCGCTGCACTCCACGGCCCTGGGCAAGGTGCTGTCCGCGTACGACCCGGTGGCGCACACCGAGGCGATGGAGGCGGAGCGGCAGCCGTTCACGCCCCGGACGGTGACCGGCGCCGAGGAGTTCGAGGGGGTGCTCGACCTGGTGCGGGCCCGGGGCTGGGGGTCCGACGTGGAGGAGACCTGGGAGGGCGTGGCCGCGGTGGCCGCGCCGATCCACGACCGGCGCCGGATGCCGGTGGGGGCCATAGCCGTCACGGGTGCGGTGGAGCGGGTCTGCAAGGACGGCGAGCTGCGTCCGGAGCTGGTCGCGGCGGTCCGCGACTGCGCCCGAGCGGTCTCGCGGGACCTGGGCGCCCGCCGCTTCTGA
- a CDS encoding HAD family hydrolase yields MTSTVPASLTRTAEGAALQAVFLDMDGTLVDTEGFWWDVEVEVFAGLGHRLDEAWRDVVVGGPMSRSTGYLIEATGADITLDEAAVLLNDRFEKRIGNGVPLMPGAARLLAELRRHEIPTALVSASHRRIIDRVLDSVGHHHFALTVAGDEVTRTKPHPEPYLTAARGFGADPRMCAVIEDTATGVAAAEAAGCRVVAVPSVSPIAPAEGRVVVGSLEEVNLTFLRNLIN; encoded by the coding sequence ATGACCAGTACGGTTCCCGCGTCCCTGACCCGCACGGCGGAGGGCGCTGCCCTCCAGGCCGTCTTTCTCGACATGGACGGCACCCTGGTCGACACCGAGGGCTTCTGGTGGGACGTCGAGGTCGAGGTCTTCGCCGGCCTCGGCCACCGGCTGGACGAGGCATGGCGCGACGTGGTCGTCGGCGGGCCCATGTCGCGCAGCACCGGGTACCTCATCGAGGCGACCGGCGCGGACATCACCCTCGACGAGGCCGCCGTACTGCTCAACGACCGCTTCGAGAAGCGCATCGGCAACGGGGTGCCGCTGATGCCCGGCGCCGCCCGCCTCCTCGCCGAACTGCGCCGGCACGAGATCCCCACCGCCCTCGTCTCCGCCTCGCACCGCCGCATCATCGACCGGGTCCTGGACTCGGTGGGCCACCACCACTTCGCGCTCACCGTCGCCGGCGACGAGGTCACCCGCACCAAGCCGCACCCCGAGCCTTACCTCACCGCCGCGCGCGGCTTCGGCGCCGACCCCCGGATGTGCGCCGTCATCGAGGACACCGCGACCGGGGTGGCCGCCGCCGAGGCCGCCGGCTGCCGGGTGGTCGCCGTGCCCTCGGTCTCCCCGATCGCCCCCGCCGAGGGCCGGGTGGTCGTGGGATCGCTGGAGGAAGTGAATCTCACATTCCTCCGGAACCTCATCAACTGA
- a CDS encoding ABC transporter substrate-binding protein, with protein MKRKTLVLPAVAGLLAPVLAGCGTAGGGTTGSGSDGIVVGTTDRIAASAEAPAPLDPAVGYEAGVWNVLRQTVQTLMATPRGGGLPVPEAAESCGFTDRESESYRCRLRAGLTFADGTPVTADDVKYSLDRVRRIKSANGPAALLENIDTVETAGAREVVFHLKTPDATFPYKLATPPAGIVPRDRYPANSARRGFQVDGSGPYTMKPEVKSGRVVKIAFTRNPHYRGSYEVRSGSVELDLFPDATAMGKAFDAEKIGMMARTISTDRAQKMLAKPENGIRLTEMPGLAISYLGFDTEEPALRNKAVRQAIAQVVDRGRIASEVYGTTVEPLYSLIPSGITAHDNAFYSTYGEPSAAKAAALLRKAGIRTPVRFTLHYTDDHYGRDTATEFQALKKQLNDTGLFDVTVEGTPWTRYRPAELRGDYAAYGMGWFPDFPDPDNYTAPFLGPDNFLGSPYTSTEARDLIAHSRRQADRSDAAPAFERLQDIVARDVPVLPLWQGKQYVASREELSGVEWAVDSGADLHLWELGRGTD; from the coding sequence ATGAAACGCAAGACCCTGGTGCTGCCGGCTGTCGCGGGCCTCCTGGCGCCCGTGCTCGCCGGCTGCGGTACGGCGGGCGGCGGCACCACGGGGAGCGGCAGCGACGGCATCGTCGTCGGCACCACGGACCGGATCGCCGCCTCCGCCGAAGCGCCCGCCCCCCTCGACCCGGCCGTCGGCTACGAGGCGGGCGTCTGGAACGTGCTGCGGCAGACCGTGCAGACCCTGATGGCCACCCCGCGCGGCGGCGGCCTCCCGGTCCCCGAGGCGGCCGAGAGCTGCGGCTTCACGGACCGCGAGAGCGAGAGCTACCGCTGCCGGCTGCGCGCCGGACTCACCTTCGCGGACGGCACCCCCGTCACCGCCGACGACGTCAAGTACTCCCTCGACCGGGTCCGGCGCATCAAGTCCGCGAACGGGCCCGCCGCCCTCCTGGAGAACATCGACACCGTCGAGACCGCCGGTGCCCGCGAGGTCGTCTTCCACCTCAAGACGCCCGACGCCACCTTCCCGTACAAGCTCGCCACCCCGCCCGCCGGAATCGTTCCGCGCGACCGGTACCCCGCGAATTCCGCCCGCAGGGGATTCCAGGTGGACGGCTCGGGGCCGTACACCATGAAACCGGAAGTGAAATCCGGGCGGGTTGTGAAAATCGCCTTCACCAGGAATCCCCATTACCGGGGGAGCTACGAGGTGCGCAGCGGATCCGTCGAACTCGATCTCTTTCCCGACGCCACCGCGATGGGCAAGGCGTTCGACGCCGAGAAGATCGGCATGATGGCCCGCACCATCTCCACCGACCGGGCCCAGAAGATGCTGGCCAAGCCCGAGAACGGGATCCGGCTCACCGAGATGCCCGGACTCGCCATCAGCTACCTCGGCTTCGACACCGAGGAACCCGCCCTCCGGAACAAGGCCGTCCGCCAGGCCATCGCCCAGGTGGTCGACCGGGGCAGGATCGCGAGCGAGGTCTACGGCACCACCGTCGAACCGCTCTACTCACTCATCCCGAGCGGGATCACCGCCCACGACAACGCGTTCTACAGCACCTACGGCGAACCCAGCGCCGCCAAGGCCGCCGCCCTCCTCAGGAAGGCCGGGATCCGGACCCCCGTGCGCTTCACCCTGCACTACACCGACGACCACTACGGCCGGGACACCGCCACCGAGTTCCAGGCGCTGAAGAAGCAGCTCAACGACACCGGGCTCTTCGACGTCACCGTCGAGGGCACCCCCTGGACCCGCTACCGCCCCGCCGAACTCCGCGGTGACTACGCCGCCTACGGCATGGGCTGGTTCCCCGACTTCCCGGACCCGGACAACTACACGGCGCCCTTCCTCGGCCCGGACAACTTCCTCGGCTCGCCCTACACCTCCACCGAGGCCCGGGACCTCATCGCGCACTCCCGCCGACAGGCCGACCGGAGCGACGCCGCGCCCGCCTTCGAACGGCTCCAGGACATCGTCGCCCGGGACGTACCCGTCCTCCCGCTCTGGCAGGGCAAGCAGTACGTCGCCTCCCGCGAGGAGCTGAGCGGCGTCGAATGGGCCGTCGACTCGGGCGCCGACCTCCACCTCTGGGAACTGGGCCGGGGCACCGACTAG